The following is a genomic window from Bacillus sp. V2I10.
TGAATTGAAAAAGAATATTGATGCAGCATTAAAAGAAATGCATGAAGATGGAACCATTTCCGAAATCTCGAAGAAATTCTTTGATGGTGCTGATGTTTCAAAAAAACCGAATGTTGATTTTGAGTAACTGGTAACTGAAGAAGGTGAGTGCGATGGGAGATATTCAGTGGGAATACATCTTTAATTATAAACTTGCTATAGAATCTTTTCCATATGTGATACAAGGGATCTGGAATACCCTGCTCATTTCCTTAGTCAGCATGGCAATCGGTTTGGTGCTCGGTTTTTTTCTCGCACTGGGGCGTACTTCTAAGTATTCGTTTTTCACGTGGCCGGCTAGAATCTATATTTCGTTTATGCGAGGGGTTCCGATACTGGTTATTCTGTTTATTTTATATTTTGGTTTTCCGATTATCGGCATCGAGTTCACAGCCATAACGGCTGCTTTAATCGGCTTCAGCTTAAACAGTGCTGCCTATATGGCGGAAATTAACCGTTCAGCTTTAGCCTCTGTTGACCGAGGACAGTGGGAGGCTTCCAAGTCGCTTGGTCTTTCCTACTGGCAGACGATGAGAGGAATTATTTTGCCGCAGGCTTTCAGAATTGCGCTGCCTCCTCTTTCTAACGTGCTGCTTGACTTGACGAAAGCATCCTCACTGGCCGCGATGATAACTGTGCCGGAGCTTTTTCAGCAGGCTAAAATTGTCGGAGGCAGGGAGCTTGATTACATGACAATGTATATTCTCGTTGCCCTCATTTATTGGGGAATTTGTTCTCTTTTGACAATTGTCCAAAATCACCTCGAGAAAAGATATGAATACCTAGTATAAATTCAGGTCACAGCATTGGAGCCGGATTTTCATTTATGAGAAAATCCGGCTTCTTTGTTTTTATCTTTTTTATAAAAGGATTGTACTTGTTCGCGAATAAAAAAGTGCTGGGGAAGGACTTCTGAATTTAATGAAGAATAAATCGTTTTATGCAGGGTTCGTGCATGAAGAAGAGATGGCAGAATCCATTACACACTAGTGAAACAGGATCAAATAGAAACGCTAAATGACGCATCGGATGTATATTAATAAACATAAAATGAGGTGAAGGCATGACTATTAAAGGTTTGAATCATTTTTTATTTTCCGTTACTAATTTGGAGCACTCAATCGAATTTTACCAGCATGTATTTGATGCAAAGTTATTAGTAAAAGGAAGAAGCACTGCCTATTTTGATTTAAATGGCATGTGGCTCGCTCTCAATGAGGAAAAAAATATTTCCCGCAGTGAACATAATCAATCATATACACATATAGCTTTTTCAATAGATGAAGCGGATTTTGATAAAATGTGTGATCGGTTGGAAAAGTTAAATGTAAACATTCTTTCTGGACGTTCAAGAGATGAGAAAGATAAAAAATCGATTTATTTTACAGACCCGGACGGTCATAAGTTTGAGTTTCATACGGGTACACTGGAAGACAGATTAACTTACTATCGACAGGAGAAAAAACATATGGAATTTTTCTAATTTCAAACGGGGAAATACTTACTTCTTCACAAATGATATAATTAGGTACCATGCATTTTTTAGGAGAAATAAAGTGACGCTCTTGATTATATTGGGTATTCATTAGTTGAAAAATAATACAAAATAAAGAAAAGAAGTAAGAGGTAGTGGTTTATGCTGAAAAAAAGATACGTCATACCATTTATAGGATTAGTTTCATTCACTATTCTATTATTCTCTATGTATCATTTAATGAATTCAAGAACCTTTCAATTATTTGGCGGGTTAACCAGCAATGTTGAAACGGCACAAAAAGCAGTCGCTTTGACGTTTGATGATGGGCCGGCTGGAAATACGGATGATATATTGGCTATACTGGATAAATATCATGCGAAGGCTACCTTCTTTTTAATCGGGAATGAGCTGGAAAATCATCCGAAAGAAGGACAGATGATAGCGGAAGCCGGACATCAGATTGGAAATCATACATATTCTCACAGCAGAATGATTTTTAAGTCACCATCCTTCATCAAGGAGGAAATCGAAAAAACAAACAACTTAATACGCCTTACAGGCTTTAAAGGAGAAATTGATTTTCGGCCTCCTAACGGGAAAAAATTAGCCTTGCTGCCCTATTTTTTAAACAAACGTCAAATGGATACAATCACATGGAACATTGAACCAGACACTTACTACAGTTCCATATCTGACAAAGTAAGGTATGTAAACGAAAAGACTGAACCAGGGTCCATCATTTTGCTTCATCCAATGTACGATAAGA
Proteins encoded in this region:
- a CDS encoding amino acid ABC transporter permease, producing MGDIQWEYIFNYKLAIESFPYVIQGIWNTLLISLVSMAIGLVLGFFLALGRTSKYSFFTWPARIYISFMRGVPILVILFILYFGFPIIGIEFTAITAALIGFSLNSAAYMAEINRSALASVDRGQWEASKSLGLSYWQTMRGIILPQAFRIALPPLSNVLLDLTKASSLAAMITVPELFQQAKIVGGRELDYMTMYILVALIYWGICSLLTIVQNHLEKRYEYLV
- the fosM gene encoding FosM family fosfomycin resistance protein, translating into MTIKGLNHFLFSVTNLEHSIEFYQHVFDAKLLVKGRSTAYFDLNGMWLALNEEKNISRSEHNQSYTHIAFSIDEADFDKMCDRLEKLNVNILSGRSRDEKDKKSIYFTDPDGHKFEFHTGTLEDRLTYYRQEKKHMEFF
- a CDS encoding polysaccharide deacetylase family protein; this encodes MKKRYVIPFIGLVSFTILLFSMYHLMNSRTFQLFGGLTSNVETAQKAVALTFDDGPAGNTDDILAILDKYHAKATFFLIGNELENHPKEGQMIAEAGHQIGNHTYSHSRMIFKSPSFIKEEIEKTNNLIRLTGFKGEIDFRPPNGKKLALLPYFLNKRQMDTITWNIEPDTYYSSISDKVRYVNEKTEPGSIILLHPMYDKTGKELKVLEEIIKSLAEDGYEFVTVNELQKY